The following proteins come from a genomic window of Miscanthus floridulus cultivar M001 chromosome 2, ASM1932011v1, whole genome shotgun sequence:
- the LOC136537242 gene encoding uncharacterized protein produces MSGKQAMPLRQIDLPITFRDLTNYRMETLTFEVVRFHGTYHAILGHPCYSKFMAIPNYTYLKLKMTGPYGVITIGISFQRAYECEVECYEHAAAIVASRELAAIRKVVTEEAPDPKRHSKRSHEHALKIRLGSTPVKQRLCCFDEEKRRAIGEEIAKLLAAEFIKEVYHPEWLANLNLAK; encoded by the exons atgtctggaaagcaggccatgccacttaggcagatcgatctacccatcacctttagggatctgaccaattacaggatggagacccttacatTCGAGGTGGTCCGGTTCCACGGaacttaccacgccatcctaggacatccatgctactcgaagttcatggccatccccaactacacctatctaaagctgaagatgaCGGGACCGTACGGGGTCATCACTATCGGCatctccttccagcgcgcctacgagtgcgaggtcgagtgctacgaacACGCCGCGGCAATCGTTGCCTCCagggagcttgcggccatcagaaaggtggtcaccgaagaagcacccgaccccaagcg gcattccaagagaagtcacgagcatgccttgaagatcaggctaggctccacgccagtgaagcagcgcctgtgttGCTTCGACGAagagaagcgtagggccatcggtgaggagattgcaaagcttttggcggctgagttcatcaaggaagtataccaccccgagtggttagccaatctcaATCTG gccaagtag
- the LOC136540051 gene encoding UPF0481 protein At3g47200-like, translating into MERERNGGAAVAGENGFFYHDDAQVEAMQRRVDAAAPLADDLYTIFRLPSAVRERHRDLYEPKVVSVGPYYHGRAGLGAAQQHKWRLLRDFLSRGGKKQAAGGGLGAHVRAAREVVADARRCYAEGFGLGADEFAELLVLDGCFLLEFFLKKSEGQLAAPGGAKWAWHHMYHDVLLLENQIPFFVIEKLHGVAFAGDDGGADERDALLDIFCKAFAGDLPSSRVIRPRSDKTIHHLLHLHYECNVRNPAADSDNARRSSIGDASVNGASLAIWRQPAIPSPRSGEGGAGSKGRLTSMIPPAGKMEEAGVTFKRKATPRDVFDVSFRYGVLHVPAFVLDEGAKVLLANLVAFEQGGGRAARQLDGGNLVTGFVALVGSLVNSRRDLEVLRRCGIMHCMLADDDAVAYFNHVVQYATMDYDRHLLACLFRDVREHCHWNR; encoded by the coding sequence ATGGAGCGCGAGAGAAACGGCGGCGCGGCGGTTGCGGGCGAGAACGGCTTCTTCTACCACGACGACGCGCAGGTGGAGGCCATGCAGCGACGCGTGGACGCGGCGGCGCCCTTGGCCGACGACCTCTACACCATCTTCCGCCTCCCGTCGGCAGTGCGCGAGCGGCACCGCGACCTGTACGAGCCCAAGGTCGTGTCCGTGGGCCCGTACTACCACGGCCGCGCCGGCCTGGGCGCCGCGCAGCAGCACAAGTGGCGCCTCCTCCGCGACTTCCTCTCGCGGGGCGGGAAGAAGCAGGCCGCCGGTGGCGGCCTCGGCGCGCACGTGCGCGCCGCGCGCGAGGTCGTGGCGGACGCGCGCCGGTGCTACGCCGAGGGGTTCGGCCTGGGCGCGGACGAGTTCGCGGAGCTGCTGGTGCTCGACGGCTGCTTCCTTCTCGAGTTCTTCCTCAAGAAGAGCGAGGGGCAGCTCGCCGCGCCCGGGGGCGCCAAGTGGGCGTGGCACCACATGTACCACGACGTCCTCCTGCTGGAGAACCAGATACCCTTCTTCGTCATCGAGAAGCTGCACGGCGTCgccttcgccggcgacgacggcggcgctgaTGAGCGCGACGCGCTCCTGGACATTTTCTGCAAGGCCTTCGCCGGCGACCTGCCGTCGAGCCGCGTCATCCGGCCGCGCAGCGACAAGACCATCCACCATCTGCTGCACCTGCACTACGAGTGCAACGTCCGCAACCCAGCCGCCGACAGCGACAATGCCCGCCGCAGCAGCATCGGCGACGCCAGCGTTAACGGCGCGTCGCTGGCCATCTGGAGGCAGCCGGCAATCCCGTCGCCGCGCTCCGGCGAGGGCGGCGCCGGCAGCAAAGGCCGTCTGACGTCGATGATCCCGCCGGCGGGCAAGATGGAGGAGGCCGGTGTGACGTTCAAGCGCAAGGCGACCCCGCGGGACGTGTTCGACGTCAGCTTCCGGTACGGCGTGTTGCACGTGCCGGCGTTCGTGCTCGACGAGGGCGCCAAGGTGCTGCTCGCGAATCTGGTGGCGTTCGAGCAGGGAGGTGGCCGCGCGGCGCGGCAGCTGGATGGGGGCAACCTGGTGACGGGCTTCGTGGCGCTTGTCGGGTCGCTTGTGAACTCGCGGAGGGACTTGGAGGTGCTCCGCCGGTGCGGGATCATGCATTGCATGCTGGCCGACGACGACGCCGTAGCCTACTTCAACCACGTGGTACAGTATGCGACCATGGACTACGATCGCCACCTGCTGGCCTGCCTATTCAGGGACGTTAGAGAGCACTGCCATTGGAACAGATGA